One Gemmatimonas sp. DNA segment encodes these proteins:
- a CDS encoding GNAT family N-acetyltransferase: MATETETPAVESCAWPLRVEHAHDDDVPDIVALNNMFAPDGLTLHRSEAFVVSHLADYQVVRGAHGELLGQVALDEYSPSLVELVSLAVAPDAQGHGLGQRLITAAEKLAMERGYPELFAISLAEPLFLRMGFHESTILRYPEKIARYRAISRSELSIGRKFCFAKKLTPFPTAG, translated from the coding sequence ATGGCCACCGAGACGGAAACCCCGGCGGTGGAGAGCTGCGCCTGGCCGCTTCGGGTGGAGCACGCGCACGACGATGATGTGCCAGATATCGTCGCCCTGAACAACATGTTCGCCCCCGACGGACTCACGCTGCATCGCAGCGAAGCGTTCGTGGTGAGCCATTTGGCCGACTATCAGGTCGTGCGCGGCGCCCACGGCGAGCTGTTGGGACAGGTCGCGCTCGACGAGTACTCGCCGTCCCTCGTAGAACTGGTGTCGCTCGCGGTGGCGCCCGACGCACAGGGACACGGCCTCGGGCAGCGGCTGATCACGGCTGCCGAAAAGCTCGCCATGGAGCGCGGCTATCCGGAGCTGTTCGCCATTTCACTAGCCGAACCGCTGTTTCTGCGCATGGGATTTCACGAATCCACGATTCTGCGCTATCCCGAGAAAATCGCCCGCTATCGGGCGATCTCCCGCTCAGAGCTCTCGATTGGTCGGAAGTTCTGTTTCGCGAAAAAGCTGACGCCGTTTCCGACGGCGGGCTGA
- a CDS encoding FixH family protein, translating to MKAGMGWPIGITVILGATVAANLVMMRIANNDPSFSVEPDYYKKAVFYDSTMAQTHRNLDLGWGVQTFADSIVAGKPTRLRVVLRDEKALPLLGATVQATVLFNARANDLTTATLSDEGAGVYTATLPINTPGEWEVRVNAKRDTSHFTASTRITAVRASVRAAGTGRSR from the coding sequence ATGAAAGCGGGCATGGGCTGGCCCATCGGCATTACGGTCATTCTCGGGGCAACCGTTGCCGCGAATCTGGTGATGATGCGGATTGCGAACAACGACCCCTCCTTCTCGGTCGAGCCGGACTACTACAAGAAGGCGGTGTTCTACGACTCCACGATGGCGCAGACCCACCGCAATCTCGATCTCGGCTGGGGCGTGCAGACCTTCGCGGACTCCATCGTGGCGGGGAAACCCACGCGCCTGCGCGTGGTACTGCGCGACGAAAAAGCGTTGCCGTTGCTCGGTGCCACGGTTCAGGCGACGGTGCTCTTCAACGCGCGGGCCAATGATCTGACCACGGCTACGCTGTCCGACGAAGGCGCCGGCGTGTACACGGCCACCCTGCCGATCAACACGCCCGGCGAATGGGAAGTGCGCGTGAACGCGAAGCGCGACACGTCGCACTTCACCGCGAGCACGCGCATCACCGCCGTGCGCGCCAGCGTACGCGCCGCCGGTACCGGGCGCTCGCGATGA
- a CDS encoding methyl-accepting chemotaxis protein — translation MSIVETNTVLGRSRVAADRLLGLVLLVHFPIALAMATLHGAWTTAFAVALPISLGAFWLSRSAAGAQITRLVIGMGFMAYSGIFIHQAHGMIEAHFHVFASLAFLLVYRDWRVIVAAAVTIAVHHVGFHVMQGMGAGVYLLNHNVGGHAIVVVHALFVVFESAILVWMSVQLHREAATTQEVFESLEALGEGRVDREPVGDGVAAAVRTVIAAVRSLDHGAAELGLAVQERRAMRFAEQSGLHGAFGSVATRMVDASRTVEELRVSSERDHASTQRFLDTLTPAIVAMRDGDLTSVIGTGFGKTYDVTATAMDSALQQLRDAIGELRSSSEQIDGASGEIANGSDNLAQLTSEQAASLEEVSASLMELASLSQSNAADVGQARTATADASSAAGNGVSEVQRLMAAMDETRTAARETAKIVKTIDEIAFQTNLLALNASVEAARAGDAGRGFAVVADEVRALALRCADAARTTAELIDQAVQRVEGGVSISNQVGTQLREVSTRISSVNAIMESIGQATSSQQDGINQIRDAVAALNGTVQNAAANAEESASAAQELSAQARAQRAQSERFVVDGAPRRRSVRKAA, via the coding sequence ATGTCCATCGTTGAAACGAACACGGTGCTCGGCCGAAGCCGAGTGGCCGCTGACCGCCTGCTGGGTCTTGTCCTGTTGGTGCATTTTCCGATCGCTCTCGCCATGGCGACGCTGCACGGCGCCTGGACGACGGCCTTCGCCGTTGCGCTGCCGATTTCGCTCGGCGCCTTCTGGTTGTCGCGATCGGCCGCCGGCGCGCAGATCACGCGGCTGGTGATTGGCATGGGATTCATGGCCTATTCAGGCATCTTCATTCATCAAGCCCATGGGATGATCGAGGCACACTTTCACGTGTTCGCGTCGCTCGCCTTCCTGCTCGTCTACCGCGATTGGCGGGTAATCGTGGCGGCCGCGGTCACGATCGCCGTGCACCATGTCGGCTTTCATGTCATGCAGGGCATGGGCGCGGGCGTCTACTTGTTGAACCATAACGTCGGTGGTCACGCGATCGTCGTGGTACATGCCCTGTTCGTGGTGTTCGAGAGTGCGATTCTGGTGTGGATGTCGGTGCAGCTGCACCGCGAGGCGGCGACCACGCAGGAGGTCTTCGAGTCGCTCGAGGCCTTGGGCGAGGGACGCGTGGACCGCGAGCCCGTTGGAGACGGCGTCGCTGCAGCGGTGCGCACGGTGATCGCGGCGGTCCGGTCACTCGATCATGGAGCGGCCGAACTCGGGCTGGCCGTGCAGGAGCGTCGCGCAATGCGCTTCGCCGAGCAGAGTGGCCTTCACGGCGCTTTCGGCTCGGTGGCCACCCGTATGGTCGACGCCTCCCGCACCGTCGAGGAGCTCCGCGTGTCCAGCGAGCGGGACCATGCCAGCACCCAGCGCTTCCTCGACACCCTTACGCCCGCCATTGTTGCCATGCGCGACGGCGACCTGACGAGCGTGATCGGGACCGGATTCGGGAAGACGTACGATGTGACGGCGACCGCGATGGATAGCGCGCTTCAGCAGCTGCGCGACGCGATCGGCGAACTGCGCTCGTCGTCCGAACAGATCGACGGCGCCTCTGGTGAGATCGCGAACGGTTCGGACAACCTGGCACAGCTCACGTCGGAGCAGGCGGCGTCGCTCGAGGAAGTGAGCGCGAGCCTGATGGAGTTGGCGTCGTTGAGCCAGTCGAACGCGGCCGATGTGGGGCAAGCCCGGACCGCCACGGCTGATGCCAGCAGCGCCGCCGGCAACGGCGTGAGCGAGGTTCAACGCCTCATGGCGGCGATGGACGAGACACGGACCGCGGCCCGCGAAACGGCCAAGATCGTGAAGACCATCGACGAGATTGCCTTCCAGACCAACCTGCTGGCGCTCAACGCGTCGGTGGAAGCAGCCCGGGCCGGCGACGCGGGTCGCGGCTTTGCGGTCGTCGCCGATGAAGTGCGGGCGCTTGCCCTGCGCTGTGCCGACGCCGCGCGAACCACGGCCGAGCTGATCGATCAAGCCGTGCAGCGGGTGGAAGGTGGCGTGTCGATTTCGAACCAAGTGGGGACGCAACTGCGCGAGGTCTCGACGCGCATCAGCAGTGTGAACGCGATCATGGAGTCGATCGGGCAGGCCACGAGCTCGCAGCAGGACGGGATCAACCAGATCCGCGATGCCGTGGCGGCCCTCAATGGCACGGTGCAGAACGCGGCCGCCAACGCCGAGGAGTCGGCCAGCGCGGCGCAGGAGCTGAGTGCGCAGGCGCGGGCGCAGCGGGCGCAGAGCGAGCGGTTCGTGGTCGATGGGGCGCCGAGGCGACGGTCAGTGCGCAAAGCGGCGTAA
- a CDS encoding cbb3-type cytochrome c oxidase subunit 3 — MKLSDIMSYADLSNYAEIALVLFLGVFVAITIRTFLPSRSRELHEASLLPLEDDHVITPRSQER, encoded by the coding sequence ATGAAGCTCTCCGACATCATGAGCTACGCCGATCTCTCGAACTACGCCGAGATCGCGCTGGTGCTCTTTCTTGGGGTGTTCGTCGCCATCACGATCCGCACGTTTCTTCCATCACGGAGCCGCGAGCTGCATGAGGCGTCACTGCTGCCACTCGAGGATGATCACGTGATCACGCCTCGCTCTCAGGAGCGCTGA
- a CDS encoding DUF411 domain-containing protein: protein MSQHSDSALPPNRRAFLTTAAQLGLASLAAVVGARELVAQPSPKRTPVAALPPMTVYKDPNCGCCTEWVSHVKKAGFVVTVRDTADMSSVKASFGVPSALESCHTARVGAYAIEGHVPADLIQKLLREQPVARGLAVPGMPMGSPGMEQGSHKDAYDVVLFDKAGKTRVYASR from the coding sequence ATGAGCCAGCACTCGGACTCCGCCCTCCCGCCCAACCGGCGCGCATTCCTCACCACCGCCGCCCAGCTCGGTCTCGCCTCGTTGGCGGCGGTCGTCGGCGCGCGGGAGCTGGTCGCCCAGCCCTCCCCGAAGCGCACCCCCGTTGCCGCGTTGCCGCCGATGACGGTCTACAAAGACCCGAATTGCGGCTGCTGCACGGAATGGGTGAGTCACGTGAAGAAGGCCGGATTTGTGGTCACCGTCCGCGACACGGCCGACATGTCCAGCGTCAAGGCCTCGTTCGGCGTCCCCTCGGCCCTCGAATCCTGCCACACGGCCCGAGTCGGCGCCTACGCGATCGAAGGGCACGTGCCGGCCGACTTGATCCAGAAGCTGCTCCGCGAGCAGCCGGTGGCCCGCGGATTGGCCGTGCCCGGCATGCCGATGGGCTCGCCCGGGATGGAGCAGGGATCGCACAAGGATGCCTACGACGTCGTGCTCTTCGACAAGGCCGGCAAGACCCGGGTGTACGCGTCGCGTTGA
- the ccoG gene encoding cytochrome c oxidase accessory protein CcoG: protein MRPPSGRVLPTLNEDGTRRWIRPKPSHGAWWRKRQVVAYLLMAAFFAAPHLRVFGKPVFLMDLPHRQFTLMGYTFLPTDTLLFMLVMGSGVIGIFLITALFGRAWCGWACPQTVYLEFLFRPIGRWFDGGYTGSRNLDKKGSWFTPRRIAKYLTFFAMALFVSHTLLAFFVGTDQLYGWMANPPSEHPTAFFFVVLFTGLVWFNFTYFREQTCLIVCPYGRWQAALIDRQSVIVAYDDVRGEPREHASKTRDPKAGDCIDCGACVQTCPTGIDIRHGLQMECVHCTQCIDACDDIMTKVGKPTGLIRYSSQDAIAGKPRHLLRMRTMLYPVVLTILIGSLITALLRKQSADLTVLRGGRDGPFTEEADGRVSNQIRIKITNRRSEAMQYTVTLDGIAEAGIRADEITVVAPENPLKVDAGATRATSVFVLLPRRAFTNGERMITISVTDGRRYQESEQYRLLGPVGNAPTGKFR, encoded by the coding sequence GTGAGACCCCCTTCGGGGCGGGTACTCCCCACGCTCAACGAAGACGGCACGCGCCGCTGGATCCGTCCCAAACCCTCACACGGTGCGTGGTGGCGCAAGCGGCAGGTCGTGGCCTATCTGCTGATGGCGGCGTTTTTCGCCGCGCCACATCTGCGCGTGTTCGGCAAGCCCGTGTTTCTCATGGATCTGCCGCACCGCCAGTTCACCCTGATGGGCTACACGTTCCTGCCCACCGATACGCTGCTGTTCATGCTGGTGATGGGCAGCGGCGTGATCGGCATCTTCCTCATCACCGCGCTCTTCGGACGCGCGTGGTGTGGCTGGGCCTGTCCGCAAACTGTGTATCTCGAATTCCTGTTCCGTCCGATCGGCCGCTGGTTCGACGGCGGCTACACGGGTTCACGGAATCTCGACAAGAAGGGCTCGTGGTTCACGCCACGGCGCATCGCGAAATACCTCACGTTCTTCGCGATGGCACTGTTCGTGTCACACACGCTACTCGCGTTCTTCGTCGGCACCGATCAGCTGTATGGCTGGATGGCCAACCCTCCGTCGGAACACCCCACGGCCTTCTTCTTTGTCGTCCTGTTCACGGGATTGGTGTGGTTCAACTTCACGTACTTCCGCGAACAGACGTGCCTCATCGTGTGCCCGTACGGTCGCTGGCAGGCGGCGCTCATCGATCGTCAGTCGGTGATCGTGGCGTACGACGACGTGCGTGGCGAACCGCGTGAGCACGCCAGCAAGACCCGTGATCCGAAGGCGGGCGATTGCATCGACTGCGGCGCCTGCGTGCAGACCTGCCCGACCGGCATCGACATCCGCCACGGCCTCCAAATGGAGTGCGTGCACTGCACGCAGTGCATCGACGCCTGCGACGACATCATGACGAAGGTGGGGAAGCCCACTGGGCTGATTCGCTATTCGTCGCAGGACGCGATCGCGGGCAAGCCGCGGCATCTGCTGCGCATGCGCACGATGCTCTATCCCGTGGTGCTCACCATCCTCATCGGCAGCCTCATCACCGCCCTGTTACGCAAGCAGTCGGCCGATCTCACCGTGCTGCGCGGCGGACGCGATGGCCCGTTCACGGAAGAAGCCGACGGACGCGTATCAAACCAGATCCGCATCAAGATCACCAATCGTCGCAGCGAGGCGATGCAGTACACGGTCACGCTCGACGGGATCGCCGAGGCCGGCATTCGCGCTGACGAGATCACCGTGGTGGCCCCGGAGAATCCGCTGAAGGTCGATGCCGGCGCCACGCGGGCTACCAGCGTGTTCGTGCTGCTCCCGCGCCGGGCATTCACGAACGGCGAGCGCATGATCACCATCAGCGTCACCGACGGCCGTCGCTATCAGGAGTCGGAACAGTACCGGCTGCTCGGCCCGGTCGGGAACGCTCCAACGGGCAAATTTCGATGA
- a CDS encoding cbb3-type cytochrome c oxidase N-terminal domain-containing protein, giving the protein MSSQDKQDNKDNKDNKDNKDFKSTNDRLIEHSYDGIQEYDNPMPRWWLLTFAGTIIFSVIYVFNIGPVGNGKGRIADYEDDMKKFALAHPAPSGEISGDKLLAMVKDKDAVHEGEEAFKKYCASCHRMDAGGLIGPNLTDNAWIHGGQLTDIYETVANGVLEKGMPAWGTMLKPEQVEQVVAYVASLQGSNPANPKAAQGTPVTP; this is encoded by the coding sequence ATGTCCAGCCAGGACAAGCAGGACAACAAGGACAACAAGGACAACAAGGACAACAAGGACTTCAAGTCCACGAACGACCGGCTCATCGAGCACTCGTATGACGGCATTCAAGAGTACGATAATCCGATGCCGCGCTGGTGGCTGCTCACGTTCGCTGGCACGATCATCTTCTCGGTGATCTACGTGTTCAACATCGGCCCGGTCGGCAACGGCAAGGGACGCATCGCGGACTACGAAGACGACATGAAGAAGTTCGCGTTGGCACATCCGGCGCCATCCGGTGAGATCTCCGGTGACAAGCTGCTGGCGATGGTGAAGGACAAAGACGCCGTGCATGAAGGCGAGGAGGCATTCAAGAAGTACTGCGCCTCCTGCCATCGCATGGACGCCGGTGGGTTGATTGGCCCGAACCTCACGGACAATGCGTGGATCCACGGCGGACAGCTCACCGACATCTACGAGACCGTTGCCAATGGCGTGCTCGAGAAGGGCATGCCGGCCTGGGGCACCATGCTCAAGCCGGAACAGGTCGAACAGGTCGTGGCCTACGTGGCATCGTTGCAGGGATCGAATCCTGCGAACCCGAAGGCAGCACAAGGAACACCGGTTACCCCGTGA
- a CDS encoding sulfite exporter TauE/SafE family protein → MIGTASGILVASLVGSVHCAGMCGGFVCFYAGSGSGTDAAALRAHAMYNVGRLTSYLTLGAIAGAIGAGVSSLGALAGLQHAAAVVAGALMVGWAISTIAAQRGVRLGALRAPESWQRALGGILHAVREQPMATRAWLTGLLTTMLPCGWLYVFVATAGGSGSIRTGVLTMAVFWLGTVPALLAVGLGAQRLFGPLRQRLPMLSAALVLVMGLLSISGRFSMQHAGVM, encoded by the coding sequence ATGATCGGAACGGCATCGGGCATTCTGGTGGCTAGCCTCGTAGGCAGCGTGCACTGCGCCGGTATGTGCGGCGGGTTCGTGTGCTTCTACGCGGGCTCCGGCAGCGGCACCGATGCGGCGGCCCTGCGCGCGCATGCGATGTACAACGTGGGGCGTCTCACCTCGTATCTCACGCTCGGCGCCATCGCCGGCGCGATCGGGGCCGGCGTATCGTCGTTGGGGGCATTGGCCGGACTGCAGCATGCAGCCGCGGTGGTAGCCGGTGCGTTGATGGTAGGCTGGGCGATCAGCACCATCGCCGCCCAGCGTGGCGTGCGGCTCGGTGCGCTGCGTGCTCCGGAGTCGTGGCAACGCGCGCTGGGTGGCATCCTGCACGCCGTGCGTGAACAGCCCATGGCCACGCGCGCGTGGCTCACCGGGTTGCTGACCACGATGCTGCCCTGTGGCTGGCTGTATGTCTTCGTGGCGACCGCCGGCGGTTCGGGAAGCATCCGCACCGGGGTGCTCACGATGGCGGTGTTCTGGCTCGGCACGGTACCGGCGTTGCTCGCCGTCGGACTCGGCGCGCAGCGGCTGTTCGGTCCGCTGCGCCAACGGCTGCCGATGCTGAGTGCCGCATTGGTGCTGGTCATGGGACTGCTCTCAATCTCGGGACGCTTCTCGATGCAACACGCGGGTGTCATGTAG
- a CDS encoding lysophospholipid acyltransferase family protein, giving the protein MVRWLCRGVLRLLRIDVRTLGQLPPGPALLVANHLSWIDIVAMVARFDCTFVAKDDVRHWPFIGALGEALGVIWIDRRRKRDLRRAIAKLSDALQSGSRVVLFPEGTTTTGRQVLPFRSSLLQAAVMSRVPVVPIALSAHAADGQGETLCWVGEETLLAHLPRVVALRQATFEIRILTPMAAGPTRKVQSAAARAVIVSARRLPMRRQPAVGNGVSFFAKQNFRPIESSEREIAR; this is encoded by the coding sequence GTGGTCCGATGGCTCTGTCGTGGCGTGCTGCGCCTGCTTCGTATCGACGTGCGCACGCTCGGGCAGCTGCCACCCGGTCCGGCCCTGTTGGTGGCCAACCATCTCTCGTGGATCGACATCGTGGCGATGGTAGCGCGCTTCGATTGCACCTTCGTGGCAAAGGACGACGTGCGCCACTGGCCGTTTATCGGTGCGCTTGGCGAGGCACTCGGGGTGATCTGGATCGATCGACGTCGCAAACGCGATCTGCGACGCGCCATCGCGAAGCTCAGCGACGCGCTCCAGAGTGGCTCGCGGGTCGTGCTCTTCCCCGAGGGCACCACCACCACCGGTCGGCAGGTGTTGCCGTTCCGCTCGTCGCTGCTACAGGCAGCCGTGATGAGCCGCGTGCCGGTGGTCCCGATCGCGCTGTCGGCCCACGCCGCCGACGGTCAGGGCGAAACGCTTTGCTGGGTGGGTGAAGAAACGCTATTGGCACATCTACCGCGGGTCGTCGCGCTGCGACAGGCGACGTTCGAGATCCGCATTCTCACACCGATGGCGGCGGGGCCGACCCGCAAAGTACAGAGTGCCGCAGCCCGCGCAGTCATCGTGTCGGCGCGTCGGCTACCCATGCGCCGTCAGCCCGCCGTCGGAAACGGCGTCAGCTTTTTCGCGAAACAGAACTTCCGACCAATCGAGAGCTCTGAGCGGGAGATCGCCCGATAG
- the ccoN gene encoding cytochrome-c oxidase, cbb3-type subunit I: MTPAPSAAASAVPRASAATLDRFSYDDAIVRKFLFATLIWGVVGMLVGLLIALQLANPIFNFNVEWLSFGRLRPLHTNAVIFAFAGNAFFTGCYYSTQRLLKARMFSDGLSKFHFWGWQAIIVSAALTLPLGFTQAKEYAELEWPIDIAIAVVWVAFAVNFFGTLIKRRERHIYVALWFYIASIVTVAILHIFNNLSMPAGLFKSYSIYAGVQDAFMQWWYGHNAVAFFLTTPFLGLMYYFMPKAAEGPVFSYKLSILHFWSLVFMYIWAGPHHLHYTALPEWASTVGMLFSVMLWAPSWGGMINGLLTLRGAWHKVASDPVLKFFVVGITAYGMSTFEGPMLSIKSVNALAHYTDWIIAHVHTGALGWNGFMTFGMVYWLLPRLFQTEIYSKKAMELHFWIGSVGIVLYVVAIYSAGVTQGLMWRAFDETGRLAYPDFVETVLKLMPMYWMRVVGGSFFIVGMFIFGWNIIMTWMRRPAQYEVPIIEAAPLSPKYVDDKPAVPANGLWARFNQVQWHRAWERAPMLFTALTILAVVVASLFEILPTFLIKSNVPTIASVKPYTPLELAGRDMYIAEGCFNCHSQMVRPFRYETERFGEYSKPGESVYEHPFLWGSRRIGPDLAREGGKYPDLWHVRHFENPRAVTAKSIMPAYSHFLTKTIDFEQIQSRVDAMAMVGVPYGDAVNKAPAMAREQAKTIAAAIVEQGGPRGLEDKQIVAMVAYMQRLGRDIKVQNTTAKGAQ; the protein is encoded by the coding sequence ATGACCCCCGCACCCAGCGCGGCCGCGTCGGCCGTGCCGCGCGCGTCGGCCGCGACGCTCGACCGGTTCTCGTACGATGACGCCATCGTACGCAAGTTCCTGTTCGCCACGCTCATCTGGGGCGTAGTGGGCATGCTTGTCGGTCTCCTGATCGCGCTGCAGCTCGCCAATCCCATCTTCAATTTCAACGTCGAGTGGCTGTCCTTCGGACGCTTGCGTCCGTTGCACACCAACGCGGTGATCTTTGCGTTCGCCGGCAATGCCTTCTTCACGGGCTGCTATTACTCCACGCAGCGGCTCCTGAAGGCGCGCATGTTCTCCGATGGGCTGAGCAAATTCCATTTTTGGGGTTGGCAGGCCATCATCGTGAGCGCGGCGCTCACCCTGCCGTTGGGCTTCACCCAAGCCAAGGAATACGCCGAACTCGAGTGGCCCATCGACATCGCGATTGCGGTGGTGTGGGTCGCGTTCGCGGTGAACTTCTTCGGCACGCTGATCAAGCGGCGTGAGCGCCACATCTACGTGGCGCTGTGGTTCTACATCGCGTCGATCGTGACGGTCGCCATTCTGCACATCTTCAACAACCTGTCCATGCCGGCCGGGCTGTTCAAGAGTTACAGCATCTACGCCGGTGTGCAGGACGCGTTCATGCAGTGGTGGTACGGGCACAACGCCGTGGCCTTCTTCCTGACCACGCCGTTCCTCGGCCTGATGTACTACTTCATGCCCAAGGCCGCCGAAGGGCCGGTGTTCAGCTACAAGCTGTCCATCCTGCACTTCTGGTCGCTGGTGTTCATGTACATCTGGGCCGGGCCTCACCACCTGCACTATACGGCGCTCCCCGAGTGGGCGAGCACCGTCGGCATGCTCTTCTCGGTCATGCTCTGGGCGCCCTCGTGGGGCGGCATGATCAACGGCCTGCTCACGCTGCGCGGTGCCTGGCACAAGGTCGCGTCCGACCCGGTCCTCAAGTTCTTCGTGGTCGGCATCACCGCCTACGGCATGTCCACATTCGAGGGCCCGATGCTCTCGATCAAGAGTGTCAACGCGCTCGCCCACTACACCGACTGGATCATCGCCCACGTACATACGGGCGCCCTGGGCTGGAACGGCTTCATGACGTTCGGCATGGTGTACTGGCTGCTGCCGCGGCTCTTCCAGACGGAGATCTACAGCAAGAAGGCGATGGAGCTGCACTTCTGGATTGGCTCCGTCGGCATCGTGCTGTATGTCGTCGCGATCTACAGCGCCGGCGTGACGCAGGGCCTCATGTGGCGCGCCTTCGACGAAACGGGACGCCTGGCATATCCCGACTTCGTGGAAACGGTGCTCAAGCTGATGCCGATGTACTGGATGCGCGTGGTCGGCGGCTCGTTCTTCATCGTCGGCATGTTCATCTTCGGCTGGAACATCATCATGACGTGGATGCGCCGTCCGGCTCAGTACGAGGTGCCGATCATCGAAGCGGCGCCGCTGTCGCCGAAGTACGTGGACGACAAGCCGGCGGTGCCGGCCAATGGTCTCTGGGCGCGCTTCAATCAGGTGCAGTGGCACCGCGCGTGGGAACGCGCGCCGATGCTGTTCACGGCGCTCACGATTCTTGCCGTGGTCGTGGCTTCGCTGTTCGAGATCCTGCCCACGTTCCTGATCAAGTCGAACGTGCCCACGATTGCATCGGTGAAGCCGTACACGCCGCTCGAACTGGCCGGCCGCGACATGTACATCGCGGAAGGCTGCTTCAACTGCCACTCGCAGATGGTGCGTCCGTTCCGCTACGAGACCGAGCGCTTCGGCGAGTACTCGAAACCGGGTGAGTCGGTGTACGAGCATCCGTTCCTGTGGGGCTCGCGTCGCATCGGACCCGATCTGGCACGTGAGGGCGGCAAGTATCCCGACCTCTGGCATGTGCGCCACTTCGAGAATCCGCGCGCCGTCACGGCGAAGTCGATCATGCCGGCCTACTCGCACTTCCTGACCAAGACGATCGACTTCGAGCAAATCCAGTCGCGCGTCGATGCGATGGCGATGGTTGGCGTGCCCTACGGCGATGCGGTGAACAAGGCACCGGCCATGGCGCGCGAACAGGCGAAGACGATTGCTGCCGCCATTGTCGAGCAGGGCGGTCCGCGTGGGCTCGAGGACAAGCAGATCGTGGCAATGGTGGCCTACATGCAGCGCCTCGGCCGAGACATCAAGGTGCAGAACACCACCGCGAAGGGGGCACAATGA